Below is a window of Halomicrobium mukohataei DSM 12286 DNA.
GCGGCTCTCGAAGAGCGCGTCGCCGAACTCCGCGGTCGGATCTCGGCACTGCGAGCTCACGATCTGGACGCCAGCGACGAGCGGGCGGCACTGCGTGAGGCTGCCGCGCGGCTGTCGGAGGCACAGACGACCCGTCTCGCGGCCGCACAGACCCGGCAGGCGACACGCGAACAGCGAGATCGACGCCAGCGTCGCCTCCGCCTCGACGACCGGATCGCCAACCGCGAACGCGACGCGCGCTCGTGGCTGGTCGAGCGCGTCCGCGGGCCCTACGAACGGGCCGTGTTCGCGCTCGATCCCGGTGCCGACCCGTTCGACTGTGACCCGACGACCGCCGCTCTGGCGATCCTCCGTGTCGGGACCCAGCGAGGGCCGGTCGTGCTCGCGACGGAGCAGTTTCCGACGCCGGCCGCCGCGGCCGCCTGGGTCGAGGGACCAGTCGTCGCCTGCGGTCCGGACGTTTAAATCGCGTGACGGGGCCACCGACCGTATGGTTTCGGTGGATGCGAGTGCGACGGCAATCGACGGTGTGACGCTCGTGACGGTCTCGCTGGCCAGCGACGGGCTCGCCCGTCGGGTCCGCGTCGAACAGCGACTCGACGGTCCGGTCTGGCCGCCCCGCTGTGAGGGCGAACCCGAGCCCGGCTGGGACGAGTCGGGGTACGAGGGCGTCGTGCCGGCCGACGGACGGCTCGCGCTGGGATACGCGACGCCGGCACCACCGGCTCGACAGCCGGTCGCGGTCGAGGAACGCGAGGTCGTCCCGGACGCGGAGGACGCCGCTGGCGAGGACGCGACGGCGGTCCTCCAGCGGCTCGGCGATCCGTCACCGCCCCGTGATGGGGTGCCCGCACCGGCGGCCGTCCGGGCCGACCCGCGTCCCGACTGTGACACGGCCCCGGCGGTCGAGGAGACGCCGGACGATCCCGGTCACGTCCCCGCTCCCGAGCAGCCCGCGGGCGACGAGTCGACGGAGCAGACAGTGCCGGACCGACGAGCGGGCTCGACAGATCCGGTGACCGACTGGCTCGACGGCGTCGAGGAGCGGGTGACGACTCTCGAACGACTGGACGCCGTCGAGACGGTCCCCGAGGCGACGACGACCCTCCAGTCGACGGGTGGACTCGCGCCCGGCCGGCGAGCAGCCCGCGCGTGTGGCGCCGACCGACGCCGGCTCCTGGCGGTCGCAGACCGAGCACGCAGGCTCGCAGATCGGATCGAGGCGACCGATCCGCCGCTGTCGTCGCTGGAGCGACTGGCATGATCCTGGCCGTGACGGGCGGCAAGGGCGGCGTCGGGAAGTCGACGGTCGCGTACAACCTCGCCGCCAACCTCGACGCCGTCGTCGTCGACGGCGACCTCGGGATGGCAGACCTGCCCGCCGACCACGGGCCGGATCTGCACGACGTACTCGCCGGACGTGCGGATTCCGTTGAGGCCGTCAGAGAGGGGCCGCCGGTCTCGATCCTGCCGTGTGGACGCAGTCTGGCCGGCGCTCGTGCCGGCGATCCCACGGCGCTCGTCTCCGCGATCGAAGCCGTCGAGCGCGCCTACGGCGACGTGGTCGTCGACTCTCCGGCGGGGTTGCGAGCCGATGTCGGTCTCCCGCTGTACGTCGCCGACGCGTGTGTGCTGGTGACCACCCCGTCCGAATCGGCCGTTACGGACGCGGTCCGGGTTCGTGAACTGGCACGGGAACTCGACGCCGGCCTGGCACGCGTCGTCCTCAACCGCGCGGACGACGGCGCGAACCCCGACCCCGTCGCGGCGACGCTCGGCGCGCCGGTGACCACGGTGCCCGACGACGCAGTCGTCGCGGACGCACAGGCCGCTGGCCAGCCGGTCTGTCGGGCGTCGCCGGGAACGCCCGCCTGCCAGGCGTTTCGATCGCTCGCCGACGCCGTCGAACGGGTCTGTCGCGGCCACCGCCCGTAGCTGCTGTTCTGTGCCGTTTGTCGCCGACCGTCCGTATCAGTCCTGGAGGGCCTGATACGTCGACCGAAGCGTCACCGGACTCACGTCTGCGACGGCGGCCGCCCGAGCCTGCGTCAGCTCGTAGTCCGCCTCTCGGGCGGCGGTGTAGAGACACGCGGCGGCGACGCCACCGGGGTTCTTGCCTGCGATCAGATTGCGCTCTGCTGCCAGATCAGCCAGTGCCGTCGCTCGCCGTTCGATCTCGTGGGGAACGTCGAGCTCGCTCGCGAAACGCGGGAGATACTCGCGCGGATCGATCGGACCCGTCGGCAGTCCCAGCTCGCGGTTGATCGCGTCGTAGGCGACTCGTAGCTCGCCGGTGCTGGCCTGAGCGTCGGCGGCGACCTCCTCGACGGTCCGTGCGATCTCGCTCGTGCGACAGGTCGCGTACACCGCTGCGGCCGCGAACCCCTCGATCGACCGTCCCACCAGGAGATCGGCCTCCTGTGCGGACTCGAAGAGGACACAGGCCCGATCTCGAATCGTCGACGAGAGGTCGAGCCGACTCACGAGCCGCCGAATCTCGATGAAGCCGATGCGCTGGTTCCGATCGCGCTTCGAGCCCGTCTGGGCGCGGCTGTGCTCCCGACGGAGGCGCGCCATCTGGCGGCGCTTGCGGCCCTTGAGCCGGGTCGATCGTCCGATCTCAGTCGAGAGCCCGCGGTCGTGGCGCGAGCGGGTCAGCGGCGCGCCGGTGCGTGCCTTCTGCTCTCCGTCGTCCTCGAACGACCGCCACTCGGGGCCGCGGTCGAGCTGATCCTCGTCGACGACGAGGCCACACTGGGTACACACTGCTTCGCGTGCCGATGCGTCGATCGCGCCGTCACACTCCGGACATCGCTGTGCCGTTTGACTCATTGTATTTCGAGATTGGTCCGGATGGAATATTTAAAACCGGGTCGTTCGGCCGGTGATCGGAGGTTTTTCGAGAATTTTACCGACCGGTAACCGGTAGGTAACACGTCAGTGTGGCCGGTCGAACCCGTCACCGACCAGCGCCGGCTTTCGACGTTCAATGGGTTTAAATTACGTGAGAGATGAACTGATGGTAATGACCCTCTCCGAGATCGCGGCCGGGATCGAGGTGACTGCCACCCAGCGCCAGCACGGCGTGGCGTCGGTCGATCGAACGGAGGGAACGCTGGCGGAACGCCTCGACGGCGTCGGGACCCGGCTCCCCTGTGATCCCGAGCGGGCGGCGACGCTGGTCGAGGCCTACGCGGCGGGCGAGAGCGTCGGTGACGCCGGTCGGGCGGCGGGACTCACACCGCTTACGGCAGCCAAGACGCTCCACCTGTGTGGCGAACACGTCTGTCCGCTCAGCCCGCGCCAGCGCGACGTGCTCGACGACTGGCTATCGGGCGACCTCGCTCGCAGCGAGGCGGTCGCACTCACCGGCGCGAGCGAACGCGAGTTCGCGCTGGCGACGTACGTCGCAACGCACGAACCGATCGCCGACGCACGCGAAGCGCTCGAAGGCGCGCTGACAGACGGTCGAGGGACCGACCGACAGGCGTCGCTGGGCGACGCCGTCGAGCAGCCGTCGGATCTGCTCTGATACGGTTTATTGTAGTTGCTTACCGGTGATCGTCGCCACGGAGTAGACGATCACCGGTAAATCGCTACAATAATCCGTATGAGACGGGGGAGACGCTCACCGGTACGTCGCTACAACTGTCCGTATGCGGCCGTGGCCGTCACCGTCGTCTCATCCCCGGTTACGGTTCGACACGGCGGGCCAGCCAGCGGTGTCACCTCAGCAGACCCTCTTCTGGGAAGTCGAGATCGAGCGAGCAGCGACACAGGGCTTCGGTCATCGCCGCGACAGCGGGTGCGAACTCCGTGTCGGGATCGATCGCGGTCGGCTCCGTCGCGCCACGTTCGGCGGTCGGGAGCTCGTAGTCCGCCGACAGCGCTGCCTCGCCGTCGGCGAACGTCCCGACCACCGCGTCGGCGTCGAATCCCAGGTCGACGAGCCGCCCGCGCATCCGGGGCAGGTGGTCGTTGCCGCGCCGGGTCGCCGGTGCGACGAGCGCTCGTCGATCGGCCCCTCGGACCGCTGCGACGGCCTGGTTGTCCGCGATCGGGGGCACGTCCAGCAACACGTGGTCGTACCGTCCCGCGGCGTGGTCGATACACGTC
It encodes the following:
- a CDS encoding DUF7856 family protein — protein: MIVRTADRTWCGSVADLRATGVSSHQVADAVRGDDAPCRVHCPPPGPLFDRVGHVHPEMGLRVRPALAVAARTRGLTPPQADEIERLRAERDEIDVDERVPQHATPPEDDPAALEERVAELRGRISALRAHDLDASDERAALREAAARLSEAQTTRLAAAQTRQATREQRDRRQRRLRLDDRIANRERDARSWLVERVRGPYERAVFALDPGADPFDCDPTTAALAILRVGTQRGPVVLATEQFPTPAAAAAWVEGPVVACGPDV
- a CDS encoding DUF7857 domain-containing protein; this encodes MVSVDASATAIDGVTLVTVSLASDGLARRVRVEQRLDGPVWPPRCEGEPEPGWDESGYEGVVPADGRLALGYATPAPPARQPVAVEEREVVPDAEDAAGEDATAVLQRLGDPSPPRDGVPAPAAVRADPRPDCDTAPAVEETPDDPGHVPAPEQPAGDESTEQTVPDRRAGSTDPVTDWLDGVEERVTTLERLDAVETVPEATTTLQSTGGLAPGRRAARACGADRRRLLAVADRARRLADRIEATDPPLSSLERLA
- a CDS encoding MinD/ParA family ATP-binding protein, yielding MILAVTGGKGGVGKSTVAYNLAANLDAVVVDGDLGMADLPADHGPDLHDVLAGRADSVEAVREGPPVSILPCGRSLAGARAGDPTALVSAIEAVERAYGDVVVDSPAGLRADVGLPLYVADACVLVTTPSESAVTDAVRVRELARELDAGLARVVLNRADDGANPDPVAATLGAPVTTVPDDAVVADAQAAGQPVCRASPGTPACQAFRSLADAVERVCRGHRP
- a CDS encoding transcription initiation factor IIB; protein product: MSQTAQRCPECDGAIDASAREAVCTQCGLVVDEDQLDRGPEWRSFEDDGEQKARTGAPLTRSRHDRGLSTEIGRSTRLKGRKRRQMARLRREHSRAQTGSKRDRNQRIGFIEIRRLVSRLDLSSTIRDRACVLFESAQEADLLVGRSIEGFAAAAVYATCRTSEIARTVEEVAADAQASTGELRVAYDAINRELGLPTGPIDPREYLPRFASELDVPHEIERRATALADLAAERNLIAGKNPGGVAAACLYTAAREADYELTQARAAAVADVSPVTLRSTYQALQD
- a CDS encoding DUF7858 family protein, which gives rise to MTLSEIAAGIEVTATQRQHGVASVDRTEGTLAERLDGVGTRLPCDPERAATLVEAYAAGESVGDAGRAAGLTPLTAAKTLHLCGEHVCPLSPRQRDVLDDWLSGDLARSEAVALTGASEREFALATYVATHEPIADAREALEGALTDGRGTDRQASLGDAVEQPSDLL
- a CDS encoding ParA family protein, which produces MADTLAFVGVAGGVGTTRTVVETAATLARDGNSVAVLDAALDTQGLSTYVEGRLDPDLTAVLVDETGFSEAAVPGWPELDGEVALYPAHAPFERLARAKTVDAAQRLETCIDHAAGRYDHVLLDVPPIADNQAVAAVRGADRRALVAPATRRGNDHLPRMRGRLVDLGFDADAVVGTFADGEAALSADYELPTAERGATEPTAIDPDTEFAPAVAAMTEALCRCSLDLDFPEEGLLR